A genomic segment from Antedon mediterranea chromosome 6, ecAntMedi1.1, whole genome shotgun sequence encodes:
- the LOC140051029 gene encoding microsomal triglyceride transfer protein-like, with the protein MKMQLTLLAFCFILSTCTALNYELGKMYKYSYETELKVDDPSLDKDTIGHSDAGFKLSSNVNLVVAWQNSANKQDQLIELTVQDAKVSNVSERPEDRNTFANAPLSKQIVSPYSVFFQWNDGRVGSIYANERDVSGSLNMKRGLISLLQIQLANGKVTETDASGECRVTYTAKERTIKKVKDSKTCSAPVDFNYYHPQQIMDIDVRSDVKADYKLSDDGSIIQSASSFESHFTGINVRKSLASSVVSTQDLTYVSTEGGAKTLSGSTIEDALASNTDLVAISMISEPTQQQCTSGCEIPSKVMERLRSNLKGEHMSKTESAIASIDAVLAFRNAGKDTLLAVLRDPKNKDILPQLMDILAATQTLASEKVLLEVVNFKDEENAEGIERIFFVTGYNNHPSEFLLEKYLDMLKNNGVPNDEVKETLALTLGNLLGIYCGTESRCKTKVAIDIKEYLLEMVKSDDVATKCQGLRALGNAEMPSLFQTFVDIASNEVDADVLTTVINVMDVYDKEFFTKEVNAVLNRIYHEVQREYTYVIRLTAANSLLTKNPSEQDVINILLSLNCQKVPEMVTFLTAKIDNLMTLNTVAGKTVRKALSSAAVSNYNTRAHSGLSAAFTNVMADTADALSTFDQDILFTSTAVLRKSDFSVNLEADDNTLQIANVGIWARGLETFLGEDTGEEAGAAAGLSVKMMDVQLRPMSFSMTMSDLMSLVWSMGSDSSMTALQGIILLQDHFETIRLQSGFGVEVAVQGTVSLKLSGGLDFSLWERSSTTSIYNNGAMAVRGSLKVDTGFLKTGMEYSADADGSITFITTVLFAELPAKFCMQMMQEPLLFRHRVYKYEELMGSTTKFSVAVKRNTLAPPQSFKLYKQNSIQCDQMLGQEEEESDSWW; encoded by the exons attctttcaACAT GCACTGCCTTGAACTACGAACTTGGGAAAATGTACAAGTACAGTTACGAAACTGAATTAAAAGTGGATGACCCTTCTCTGGACAAAGATACTATTGGACATTCTGACGCCGGGTTTAAACTGTCCTCAAATGTCAACTTAGTGGTAGCATGGCAAAATAGTGCTAATAAACAGGATCAGTTAATTGAATTAACT GTGCAAGATGCAAAAGTTTCCAATGTGTCAGAGCGGCCAGAGGATAGGAACACATTTGCAAATGCACCCCTTTCTAAACAAATAGTTTCACCTTATTCGGTATTCTTCCAATGGAATGATGGCAGAGTTGGGTCAATCTATGCTAATGAGAGGGATGTTTCTGGATCTCTTAACATGAAGCGTGGCCTGATTAGCCTGCTTCAGATACAATTGGCCAACGGAAAAGTCACTGAG ACTGATGCATCTGGTGAATGTCGGGTAACATACACTGCTAAGGAGAGAACCATTAAAAAGGTTAAAGATTCAAAAACCTGTTCTGCTCCTGTAGACTTCAATTACTACCACCCGCAACAGATCATGGACATTGATGTGAGGTCAGATGTGAAAGCAGACTACAAGTTGTCTGATGATGGTTCTATTATCCAATCAGCAAGCAGCTTTGAAAGTCATTTCACTGGAATCAACGTTAGAAAATCTCTGGCTTCTTCTGTTGTCTCAAC ACAAGACTTAACATATGTCTCAACAGAAGGAGGTGCTAAGACGTTGTCAGGGTCAACTATAGAGGATGCATTGGCCAGTAATACTGACTTGGTAGCTATCTCAATGATCTCAGAACCAACTCAACAACAATGTACCAGTGGCTGTGAAATT CCTTCCAAAGTTATGGAACGTTTAAGGTCAAATTTAAAAGGTGAACACATGTCCAAAACAGAATCAGCTATTGCGTCGATTGACGCTGTTCTTGCATTTCGCAACGCTGGTAAAGATACTCTTCTAGCAGTTCTTCGTGATcctaaaaataaagatattct ACCTCAATTGATGGATATCCTTGCAGCAACACAGACATTGGCGTCAGAGAAGGTCCTCTTAGAAGTGGTAAACTTCAAAGATGAAGAAAATGCAGAAGGTATTGAGCGGATATTCTTTGTAACTGGTTATAATAACCACCCTAGTGAATTTCTTCTAGAAAAATATTTA GATATGCTAAAAAATAATGGTGTACCAAATGATGAAGTTAAAGAGACGCTGGCGCTAACACTTGGAAATCTACTAGGCATATACTGTGGTACTGAGTCCAGATGTAAAACAAAG GTTGCTATTGACATCAAGGAGTATCTATTAGAAATGGTGAAGTCTGATGATGTAGCAACCAAATGTCAAGGACTTCGTGCTCTGGGCAATGCAGAGATGCCATCTCTCTTTCAAACCTTTGTCGATATTGCTTCCAATGAAGTGGATGCAGACGTTTTAACTACAGTAATCAATGTTATGGACGTCTATGACAAAGAATTCTTTACAAAAGAA GTGAATGCAGTACTCAACAGAATATACCATGAAGTTCAACGTGAATACACATATGTAATCCGGCTTACGGCTGCCAACAGCCTTCTTACAAAGAATCCTTCTGAACAAGATGTTATTAATATCCTGCTGTCTCTAAACTGCCAGAAAGTACCGGAGATGGTAACATTTCTGACAGCAAAGATTGACAACTTGATGACGCTAAATACTGTGGCAGG AAAAACAGTTCGCAAAGCTCTGTCTTCTGCAGCAGTTAGTAACTATAACACACGTGCCCACAGTGGACTTTCTGCAGCCTTTACTAATGTTATGGCAG ATACTGCTGATGCACTGTCAACATTTGACCAAGACATTCTTTTTACATCCACTGCTGTGCTGCGGAAGAGTGACTTTTCTGTCAACCTTGAAGCTGATGACAACACTCTGCAGATTGCTAAT GTTGGAATCTGGGCAAGAGGTTTAGAAACCTTCCTTGGAGAAGACACTGGAGAGGAAGCAGGTGCCGCTGCTGGATTGTCTGTCAAAATGATGGATGTTCAACTTCGACCTATGAGCTTTTCTATGACTATGAGTGACCTGATGAGTCTTGTGTGGAGCATGGGTTCAGACAGTAGTATGACAGCCCTTCAAGGAATCATCTTACTTCAGGATCATTTTGAG ACCATCCGCTTACAATCTGGATTTGGCGTTGAGGTTGCAGTACAAGGAACAGTATCTCTTAAACTTAGTGGAGGGCTTGATTTCAGTCTGTGGGAAAGATCTTCTACAACTTCCATTTATAACAA tGGTGCAATGGCAGTCCGAGGATCTCTGAAAGTTGACACAGGATTCCTTAAAACTGGAATGGAATATTCTGCTGACGCCGATGGCAGTATCACCTTTATAACTACAGTACTATTCGCAGAATTGCCAGCCAAGTTCTGTATGCAAATGATGCAGGAACCCTTGCTATTTAG ACATAGAGTTTATAAATATGAGGAGCTAATGGGCTCCACAACTAAATTTAGCGTGGCAGTTAAGAGGAATACTCTCGCACCACCCCAGTCTTTCAAACTATACAAGCAGAACTCAATTCAATGTGATCAAATGCTGGGACAGGAGGAGGAAGAAAGTGATTCATGGTGGTAA